A genomic segment from Ptychodera flava strain L36383 chromosome 8, AS_Pfla_20210202, whole genome shotgun sequence encodes:
- the LOC139138013 gene encoding uncharacterized protein, with protein MAANWDGFKDDQTGIYGYTWSVGNDTCQEDIHQHDDPHAHIYYESEWTHEGVATMLLADGHYHISVRALNKVEFGGPMATTVCHTTLYTIDTTPPFVHEVYDWEYDDETCSLTVGYNVSDPLSYIREVDIGYGLSTRDVYLMDWKRHYTFTNLTHEFCIPDGVVTWVRIKAWNNVDLYETGHAPIPVVVDTSPPAAGDLFDGPLHGIDIEYQSTQHEICANWQDFYDPESGIDKYVWGVGTSPFSDDVSPFQEYHHQAYAACNESVSLEHNTKYFSTLTAYNAGHKILTTTVSSNGVLYDSTPPTKGEILDGLDPINDVEFSSEASSVSANWHGFEDPESDIEEYAVTIWRKRDENSTSWEVLQDTVTLPGDSSSFNWHHFHHKQGDMVYTHIEAMNRARSSTSDSTDGFVIDVSAPIMYFLGDGLVPGENDQFTSSKSTLHANWDFQDPESGVARYELAVYEKYGGSKKKIHPKSSDEWEIVEGKATGWTSPGLNLKTGGQYSIRVSSINYAGLSNVQDTDGVIVDPTAPRMNTVAIGNMAADMEELFEGFVQQTDEFGITAYWYAIDYESGIKTYFVSVGTSPGKSDVCERRDMGSSAGGYIDGLHLELYDDEKDGPIYYLTVVAQNGANSLSEEMVSSPIKIVPGDQVGIVIDGSEPAMSENGTLIGDVDYQKEATVVSAHFHGFESYMHGIVHYEWAVGTTPRGDDVQPFIRAGIVVGSEENNPGGGIAGFGKCQSLLYLENGVTYYITVRAITGAGNALESVADGFTVDIVKPDINIVTIGVAMEENVTCSKMIDVCYQDSSDSITAEWAINEPESDIVFSEFCFGSYPGASDVYNCTDTSESLNIPNAMVSPADMGQSNILFLRTLNEAGLWGQTVSGSIIVDTTPATAGFVKCPLYVDDTEIISCTWSEFHDSESDVVGYRFGIGTEEGDDSLYPFIDLAAHYRDFTAKNFETHLNHSSTLYVTVIAVNGVGYESSAYSEKITVDLTPPIPGRVIELDGVHRLNLTAGASGYAIGCETDEECDKHDAVCQKSLTSVTISWQPFQDPESSMKRYQVALGTSPGGTQLLDFRDVDDGQMTVHVGALDLTTVRVVYAMVRGFNQVGLSATASSNGVFISRVSSGLSPLGEIYVWDGDIFDGDIDYQDDTNEISGQWNFNGDPCPIVKYKWSIMRFDGAEMQPMTDIPSGRTSATTDGLGMSDGESYYIVVKATNALGYSYSLRSDGVNIMMEPLLPGIVRDGDIVGLDLNYQASVVTLSANWDGFGQDNGYGGPGATPESQQVHHYEVAAGTDRRYPSTRNDIHPFVDVGLNNTHTFYGLRLVPQSVTYYLTVRAYAVSTTMTESTSNGVKVGYGGEVLSPGEVTVDRYISSTTNVTASWTGFEFGFPILFYQWGMMSAGTELGGISCSDLRDAGNAAHGYFDVYPLTYVRDDTMVVQSGLKLEHNHEYIVVVVANDESATCAVANSSITVDITPPEEGEFVIGPLYDERVAYVPRLDSFTVEWRDFKDDESGISHFSIALFDGVSCQGSGQQVMLRDFEDVPPSINDFTFNEVELKVDRPYFVQLKAINNAGLTTTATSMPILVDPYDPDIGIVKDGLNFVQDVEYQADNSTMEGVFIHQPLHEGEVCPGLVYDFEEGRHPAWHHIHTKGVWGLEREHRILFDERQLHFHGNALSIEMLRDVQSEQMLSAAYYTPEPEVSVGGTYEFEIRAASSKLEAVTSVVFWDGPEGVVGDFGAILYDLNSGEGECTCCHDIDRDTSGCLDLCDCSNIETTTEIPDDNPPPVIIEDELEGDTGGHDRTSASSAYRSIGIQLTPGVEYNGTVRSFVTLWGRHENDRLVPVYAMKELDFDPDDEVHRYVVNVLPDKEQLLVELSVDGKPIFELHGCPILSVNTSLTLAVWNRDDYVAPYEDVFNPPSSEARFAVVRMPPHREELCRYGNAFRNGIAPIVTFYAAIASYTDYENITPFAEVERPCITCSSSCSIYNCDPRCPSPATSEYQVKVDGLNLSEWVITNGTETAASYFVKVVAFTGK; from the exons ATGGCAGCCAACTGGGATGGTTTTAAGGATGACCAGACGGGTATCTATGGTTACACGTGGTCGGTTGGGAACGACACATGCCAAGAGGATATACACCAACACGATGATCCACATGCACACATATACTATGAAAGTGAATGGACGCATGAGGGCGTGGCTACAATGTTGCTGGCTG ACGGACATTACCACATCTCCGTCCGTGCCCTCAACAAGGTGGAGTTTGGTGGACCGATGGCAACTACTGTCTGCCATACAACATTGTACACCATCGACACCACGCCACCTTTCGTTCATGAAGTGTATGATTGGGAATATGATGATGAAACGTGCTCCTTGACTGTCGGTTACAATGTCAG TGACCCACTATCTTATATCCGAGAGGTCGACATTGGTTATGGACTGAGCACAAGGGACGTCTATTTGATGGATTGGAAACGCCACTACACCTTCACAAATCTTACCCACGAATTCTGCATACCAGACGGTGTTGTGACTTGGGTCAGAATCAAAGCTTGGAATAACG TTGATTTGTACGAGACAGGACATGCACCAATACCCGTGGTTGTCGATACCAGTCCTCCAGCCGCCGGTGATCTATTTGATGGGCCGCTGCATGGAATTGACATCGAGTATCAGAGTACGCAACACGAGATATGTGCAAATTGGCAGGATTTCTATGACCCAGAAAGTGGCATTG ACAAGTATGTTTGGGGCGTGGGGACGAGCCCGTTCAGTGATGACGTCAGTCCGTTTCAAGAGTACCATCACCAGGCCTATGCAGCATGCAATGAGAGTGTCAGCCTTGAGCACAACACTAAGTATTTTTCAACCCTGACTGCGTACAATGCTGGACACAAAATTCTGACCACAACTGTGTCATCAAACGGAG TTTTATATGACTCTACGCCACCAACGAAGGGTGAAATCCTGGATGGTCTCGATCCTATAAATGATGTTGAATTCTCGTCGGAAGCCTCCTCAGTGTCTGCTAACTGGCATGGCTTCGAAGATCCTGAGTCGGACATTGAAGAGTATGCTGTAACAATTTGGAGAAAAAGAG ATGAGAACAGTACATCATGGGAGGTACTGCAAGATACGGTGACATTGCCAGGAGATTCAAGTTCATTTAACTGGCATCACTTCCATCATAAACAAGGTGATATGGTCTACACACATATTGAAGCAATGAATCGAGCGAGATCGTCAACGTCGGATTCTACGGATGGTTTCGTCATCGATGTATCAGCCCCGATTATGTACTTTCTCGGAGATGGCTTGGTACCTGGAGAAAACGACCAGTTTACG TCAAGCAAGTCGACCCTCCATGCAAACTGGGATTTCCAAGATCCCGAGTCCGGTGTTGCTCGATATGAATTGGCAGTGTATGAGAAATACGGTGGCTCAAAGAAGAAAATTCACCCCAAAAGCAG TGACGAGTGGGAGATTGTTGAAGGCAAGGCAACTGGTTGGACCTCTCCAGGTCTCAATCTGAAAACGGGAGGTCAATACAGCATCAGAGTGTCTTCAATCAATTATGCTGGACTGTCAAACGTGCAAGATACTGATGGAGTCATAGTTGATCCAACTGCCCCAAGA ATGAACACAGTTGCTATTGGTAACATGGCTGCGGACATGGAGGAACTATTCGAGGGTTTTGTTCAGCAGACTGATGAATTCGGCATCACTGCGTACTGGTACGCCATTGATTACGAAAGCGGAATCAAGACGTACTTCGTCAGCGTTGGAACATCACCAG GGAAATCTGATGTTTGTGAAAGGAGAGACATGGGGTCATCGGCAGGAGGCTACATCGACGGCTTGCATCTAGAGCTTTACGATGATGAGAAAGATGGCCCAATATACTACCTCACGGTTGTGGCACAAAATGGCGCCAATAGTCTGTCCGAAGAAATGGTGTCAAG TCCTATAAAGATTGTTCCTGGTGATCAGGTGGGTATAGTCATAGACGGATCAGAACCGGCGATGTCAGAGAACGGAACACTGATAGGTGACGTAGACTATCAGAAGGAAGCAACAGTGGTCTCGGCCCACTTCCATGGCTTCGAAAGCTACATGCACGGTATTGTCCACTATGAATGGGCCGTTGGTACAACTCCCCGAGGTGATGATGTTCAACCGTTCATCAGAGCTGGAATCGTTGTAGGTTCTGAGGAGAACAATCCTGGTGGAG GAATTGCTGGTTTTGGGAAGTGTCAGTCGCTACTTTATCTCGAGAACGGCGTCACCTATTACATCACCGTACGTGCAATTACTGGCGCTGGAAACGCCCTCGAATCGGTCGCTGATGGTTTCACAGTTGATATAGTCAAACCGGACATCAACATCGTGACAATCGGCGTTGCCATGGAAGAAAATGTCACTTGCAGCAAAATGATTGACGTCTGTTATCAG GATTCGAGTGATAGTATCACTGCAGAATGGGCCATCAATGAACCAGAAAGTGACATTGTCTTCTCGGAGTTTTGCTTCGGCAGTTATCCAGGAGCAAGCGATGTTTACAACTGTACCGATACGTCAGAAAGCTTGAACATACCAAATGCTATGGTGTCTCCTGCTGATATGGGCCAATCTAATATACTTTTCCTTCGAACCCTGAATGAA GCCGGACTGTGGGGGCAAACTGTTTCCGGTAGTATCATCGTGGACACAACACCCGCCACTGCTGGCTTTGTAAAATGTCCACTCTACGTTGATGATACAGAAATCATTTCATGTACGTGGTCTGAATTCCATGATTCCGAAAGTGACGTGGTCGGTTACAGATTTGGCATTGGCACCGAAGAGGGCGATGACAGCTTATATCCATTCATCGATCTTGCCGCTCACTACAGGGACTTTACAGCGAAAA ACTTTGAGACACACCTAAACCATTCGTCCACTTTGTACGTCACGGTCATTGCTGTGAACGGCGTTGGCTACGAGAGCAGTGCTTACTCCGAGAAGATTACAGTCGACTTAACTCCTCCAATACCGGGTAGAGTTATAGAACTGGACGGTGTACATAGACTCAACCTGACAGCCGGAGCAAGCGGTTATGCCATTGGCTGTGAAACTGACGAAG AATGTGATAAACATGACGCCGTCTGTCAGAAATCACTAACTTCTGTCACAATATCCTGGCAACCATTCCAAGATCCAGAATCTTCAATGAAAAG ATACCAAGTTGCCTTGGGAACAAGCCCCGGGGGTACGCAGTTATTGGACTTCAGGGACGTCGATGACGGGCAGATGACAGTTCACGTGGGGGCGCTGGACTTGACAACAGTTAGGGTAGTCTACGCCATGGTGCGGGGCTTCAATCAAGTAGGGCTGTCGGCAACTGCTTCTTCTAACGGTGTATTCATCAGCCGTGTTAGTTCTGGCTTGTCCCCACTTGGAGAAATCTATGTTTGGGATGGAGATATTTTTGACGGCGACAT AGATTATCAAGATGACACTAACGAGATAAGTGGACAGTGGAATTTTAATGGTGACCCGTGTCCTATTGTGAAGTACAAGTGGTCGATAATGAGATTTGACGGTGCAGAGATGCAGCCCATGACAGATATACCATCCG GCAGGACAAGTGCAACAACCGATGGACTTGGCATGAGTGATGGCGAATCCTACTATATCGTTGTCAAGGCAACCAACGCGTTAGGGTACTCGTATTCGTTGAGGTCAGACGGTGTCAATATCATGATGGAACCTTTGCTGCCTGGAATCGTACGAGATGGTGACATTGTTGGTCTGGACCTCAACTACCAAGCATCTGTGGTAACCCTTTCAGCAAACTGGGACGGGTTCGGGCAAGATAATGGCTACG GCGGCCCTGGGGCTACTCCTGAAAGTCAACAAGTTCATCACTATGAGGTTGCAGCAGGCACCGACAGACGCTACCCGAGTACCAGAAATGATATTCACCCTTTCGTCGATGTTGGTTTGAATAATACACACACGTTCTACGGTCTACGTCTCGTTCCCCAATCTGTGACGTATTACTTGACGGTCCGAGCTTATGCCGTGTCCACTACGATGACAGAATCGACTTCAAATGGGGTCAAAGTTGGCTATGGTGGCGAGGTGCTCAGTCCAGGCGAAGTTACCGTCGACCG GTATATTTCATCGACGACCAATGTGACGGCTTCCTGGACTGGGTTTGAATTCGGTTTCCCGATTTTGTTTTACCAATGGGGTATGATGTCGGCAGGCACAGAACTTGGAGGAATATCATGCAGCGAtttg AGGGATGCAGGAAATGCTGCTCATGGCTATTTTGATGTATACCCGCTGACATACGTCAGGGATGATACGATGGTTGTTCAGAGTGGACTTAAACTGGAACATAACCACGAGTACATCGTTGTTGTGGTTGCTAACGACGAGTCGGCAACGTGTGCCGTTGCAAACAGCAGCATAACTGTTGATATCACTCCTCCAGAGGAAGGAGAGTTTGTTATTGGTCCGCTTTATGATGAG CGTGTGGCATATGTACCTAGGTTAGACTCATTCACGGTTGAATGGCGTGATTTCAAGGATGACGAGAGCGGCATCAGTCATTTCTCGATCGCATTGTTCGATGGTGTCAGTTGCCAAGGTAGTGGACAACAAGTTATGCTGCGCGATTTTGAAGACGTACCCCCATCCATCAACGActttactttcaatgaagttgaacTAAAG GTTGATAGACCCTACTTTGTGCAGCTGAAGGCAATCAACAATGCCGGTCTGACAACTACAGCCACATCGATGCCGATTCTTGTTGACCCTTACGATCCTGATATAGGCATCGTCAAAGACGGTTTAAACTTTGTGCAAGATGTTGAATATCAAGCCGATAATTCAACAATGGAAG GTGTCTTCATACATCAACCACTGCACGAGGGCGAAGTATGTCCGGGTCTTGTGTACGACTTTGAAGAAGGGCGCCATCCAGCGTGGCATCACATTCACACCAAGGGTGTATGGGGACTTGAGAGGGAACACAGGATATTGTTTGACGAGAGACAG CTTCATTTCCATGGCAACGCTTTATCTATCGAGATGTTGAGAGACGTCCAGTCGGAACAAATGTTGTCTGCTGCATACTATACACCGGAACCCGAAGTCAGTGTCGGTGGAACGTACGAG TTTGAAATACGGGCAGCGTCTTCGAAGTTAGAAGCCGTGACAAGTGTTGTGTTTTGGGATGGTCCTGAAGGTGTGGTTGGAGACTTCGGTGCGATATTGTACGACTTGAACAGTGGAGAAGGAGAATGtacctgttgccatg aTATCGACAGAGATACGTCGGGTTGCTTAGATTTGTGTGATTGCAGCAACATCGAAACAACTACAGAGATTCCTGATGACAACCCTCCACCAGTAATTATTGAAGATGAACTTGAAGGTGACACTGGCGGCCATGATAGGACATCGGCTAGCTCAGCGTACAGATCAATTGGCATCCAACTAACTCCTG GTGTTGAATACAATGGTACAGTGAGAAGTTTTGTCACGCTGTGGGGCCGCCATGAAAATGACAGGCTTGTGCCAGTCTATGCAATGAAAGAACTGGATTTCGACCCGGACGACGAGGTTCACAGATACGTAGTGAACGTTCTCCCTGACAAG GAACAATTGTTGGTAGAGTTGTCGGTGGACGGAAAACCAATCTTTGAGCTCCACGGATGCCCCATCTTAAGCGTGAATACCTCTCTCACATTGGCTGTTTGGAACAGAGATGATTATGTTGCTCCCTATGAGGATGTATTCAATCCGCCTTCTTCAGAAGCAAGGTTTGCTGTCGTGAG AATGCCGCCACACAGAGAAGAACTATGTCGCTATGGTAACGCCTTTCGTAATGGAATTGCTCCAATAGTGACATTCTACGCAGCCATCGCTTCGTACACAGACTATGAGAACATAACACCATTTGCTGAG
- the LOC139138014 gene encoding uncharacterized protein, producing the protein MAQSVNICEIDSLNEYPVKGQEMGMLHTQVFITFPQVGRQDVVYYLVALRIEFHIYVILEIISTRRIEISLTLIDIHLPGWSWELGKEIGPGNSRSEQLPDDTPPEFEEDDGCEVSQIIDRDVTDPAFQLIASAHDGESPVQLKYCIGTFSGGCDVIKQRDLGQQGTMVTEVLRSGVPLHFTVTAINDGDGSVALQCEIPTYDTTVPMGRVTPDFRTTSHPGILRASSVITDDSQLILKKEAVGYGFKKFGHQVVNWTEVKFDEGSELVNLPPERESMDYFTAPQNGRLDSRPFETSGERYEYNCAYKCLQYPTYKCLSFNFDYGSSGRCELLEHIVGEGRNVHQT; encoded by the exons ATGGCACAATCTGTGAACATATGTGAAATTGATTCCCTTAATGAATATCCTGTGAAAGGGCAAGAAATGGGAATGTTGCACACTCAGGTGTTTATCACTTTTCCACAAGTCGGAAG gcAAGATGTGGTATACTACCTTGTCGCTCTCCGTATcgaatttcacatttatgtcatCCTTGAGATAATTAGCACTAGACGAATAGAAATTTCACTTACCCTCATCGACATTCATCTTCCCGGTTGGAGTTGGGAATTGGGGAAAGAAATCGGACCCGGAAATAGCAGATCTGAGCAACTTCCTGATGATACTCCACCAGAGTTTGAAGAG GATGATGGTTGCGAAGTCAGCCAAATTATCGACCGAGATGTTACCGATCCAGCCTTCCAGTTGATAGCTTCTGCCCACGACGGGGAAAGCCCAGTGCAGTTGAAATATTGCATTGGGACATTCTCGGGTGGCTGCGACGTTATTAAACAGCGGGATCTCGGACAACAAGGCACTATGGTTACAGAG GTTTTGCGTAGTGGAGTTCCATTGCATTTCACTGTGACAGCCATAAATGACGGGGACGGAAGTGTCGCATTACAGTGTGAGATACCGACCTATGACACGACAGTTCCAATGGGTCGCGTGACGCCTGACTTCCGGACAACAAGTCATCCTGGGATACTGAGGGCGTCATCGGTGATAACAGACGATTCACAGTTGATTTTAAAGAAA GAAGCTGTTGGATATGGTTTCAAAAAGTTTGGTCATCAAGTAGTAAACTGGACGGAGGTAAAGTTTGACGAAGGATCGGAATTGGTCAACCTGCCCCCTGAAAGAGAGAGCATGGATTATTTCACAGCGCCACAGAATGGACGACTTGACTCAAGGCCTTTCGAGACTTCAGGGGAGAGATACGAGTACAACTGCGCCTACAAGTGTTTACAGTACCCAACTTACAAGTGCCTCAGTTTCAATTTTGACTATGGCAGCAGTGGTCGATGTGAATTGCTAGAACATATAGTGGGAGAGGGACGGAATGTCCATCAG ACTTGA